From the genome of Spodoptera frugiperda isolate SF20-4 chromosome 23, AGI-APGP_CSIRO_Sfru_2.0, whole genome shotgun sequence, one region includes:
- the LOC118266695 gene encoding armadillo repeat-containing protein gudu has product MEQDNISTFSTDGGQDTVGLPRIVMVTEGSDTSASSPSSTSPEEDNWADLIKSSEIPPEYWHIQKLVKYMKAGNQTATMVALSCLKDHDLTKEVNQRAIQEIGGLELLVNLLETRDLCCILGGLAVLKDITPNIEIRKKVTDLGAIPLLVGLLSDPARDVQILAAETIANLGRIRKSRKFCRKFGGIPKLIDLLDIREKALLTPRENLNQHELQFLDIARAGAKALWSMSASQRNREAMRKYGMIPLIARMLKTIHLDVAVPAAGLLQMCANETSFQLAIQTEKMVDDLIKHLANEDKDLKTYCSLAIYKCASDPATRHMIRDAGGLELLVQAISDTSNRPNKPLMAAATGAIWKCATSDASVKRLDSLGTVPILVRLLDDENDGVLTNVAGALAECAKYPPNREKIRIAGGIPMLTHHLNNTHKPLLENVPLVLMECAKEQNCMAEIDRLDGVRLIWSLLKNDSKKVQTNAALALSPCVQNAADSGEMVRSFVGALELTVDLLDSDDHNVLSAVCAAIATIAKDNENLAVISDHGVVSKLSKLVNTTDDHLRANLGVAIAYCCEWAQNRQEFGKRGAITPLVNYMTSRDPNVHRSTALALYHLSFYSLNCVTMHAAGVVQFLLETIGSKDPVLQEASAGCLCNIRKLALATEKVKLKQ; this is encoded by the exons ATGGAACAAGATAATATATCGACATTCAGCACCGATGGCGGACAGGACACCGTCGGGCTGCCGCGCATTGTGATGGTGACTGAGGGGTCAGACACATCAGCATCATCCCCTTCGTCAACATCACCAGAGGAGGACAACTGGGCTGATCTTATTAAATCTTCAGAAATACCTCCAGAATACTGGCACATACAGAAACTAGTGAAATATATGAAGGCAGGAAACCAGACGGCCACCATGGTAGCTTTGTCATGCCTCAAAGACCATGATCTTACCAAAGAGGTGAATCAAAGGGCAATACAAGAGATCGGAGGGTTAGAGCTGCTAGTGAATTTATTAGAAACCCGAGATTTATGCTGTATTTTAGGAGGTTTAGCTGTGCTTAAAGATATAACTCCAAACATTGAAATAAGGAAGAAAGTGACGGACTTGGGAGCAATCCCGTTGTTAGTAGGATTATTGTCAGACCCCGCGAGAGACGTTCAAATACTGGCAGCCGAAACAATCGCTAATTTGGGCAGAATTAGGAAGAGCAGAAAGTTCTGCAGAAAATTTGGTGGTATACCTAAATTAATTGACCTGTTGGATATAAGagaaaa AGCTTTGCTAACACCTCGTGAAAACTTGAACCAACATGAACTCCAGTTTTTGGACATCGCAAGGGCGGGAGCAAAAGCACTTTGGTCAATGTCGGCATCACAAAGAAACCGTGAAGCTATGAGGAAATATGGCATGATTCCCTTGATAGCACGAATGCTGAAAACTATCCACCTGGATGTGGCTGTCCCCGCGGCAGGGTTACTGCAGATGTGTGCTAATGAAACGTCATTCCAACTTGCTATCCAAACTGAGAAGATGGTAGATGACTTGATTAAACATCTGGCCAACGAAGACAAAGACTTAAAG ACGTACTGCAGTTTGGCTATTTACAAATGCGCTAGTGATCCGGCAACGCGACACATGATACGTGACGCTGGAGGATTGGAGTTACTGGTTCAAGCTATATCAGATACCTCTAATAGACCTAATAAGCCTTTAATGGCAGCTGCAACTGGAGCTATCTGGAAGTGTGCTACCAGTGATGCCAGCGTCAAAAGGCTGGATAGCCTGGGTACCGTTccaatattagtaagattgttGGATGATGAAAATGATGGAGTACTGACTAATGTAGCTGGTGCACTAGCAGAATGTGCCAAGTACCCACCAAACAGAGAAAAGATTAGGATTGCTGGTGGTATACCGATGCTCA caCATCATTTAAACAACACACACAAGCCACTTTTAGAGAATGTTCCACTGGTTCTAATGGAGTGTGCTAAAGAGCAAAACTGTATGGCGGAAATAGACCGACTAGATGGTGTGAGACTTATCTGGTCATTGCTCAAAAATGATTCGAAGAAGGTGCAAACAAACGCGGCACTAGCGCTGAGCCCTTGCGTACAGAATGCTGCAGACTCTGGCGAAATGGTCAGATCGTTTGTTGGTGCTTTGGAACTGACAGTAGACTTGCTAGATTCTGATGACCACAACGTTTTGTCTGCCGTGTGCGCTGCCATAGCTACTATCGCAAAAGATAACGAGAATCTCGCTGTTATTTCGGATCACGGTGTTGTTTCTAAACTGTCTAAACTTG TGAACACGACAGATGACCATCTTCGAGCGAATCTTGGCGTGGCGATCGCTTATTGTTGCGAATGGGCTCAGAACCGCCAGGAGTTTGGCAAGCGTGGTGCCATTACTCCTTTGGTGAACTACATGACGTCACGCGACCCTAACGTGCACAGGTCTACGGCACTGGCACTGTATCATCTCTCCTTCTACTCACTAAACTGTGTCACCATGCATGCC GCTGGTGTCGTCCAGTTTCTTCTAGAGACAATAGGATCCAAGGATCCAGTACTGCAAGAAGCGTCAGCTGGCTGTCTATGCAACATCAGGAAATTGGCACTGGCCACGGAGAAAGTCAAATTGAAACAGTAG